A single Armatimonadota bacterium DNA region contains:
- a CDS encoding GAF domain-containing protein, which yields MAESQEATIAQLKAQIADQEAEIEALRRISEATGSALATPQILQSIAEIAMRITDTEVCHVFLFNETKDELVLRAATGDDQVFVDNVRLKVGEGITGWVAEKRQHVAVPDQANTDPRFKENPYLQEQNYRSMLSVPLEAKGEAIGVINVRTREPHEYSMNHVRLLSGIANHLAGAIDHLRQMRRLRQQAMQIVTLSEVSRSITSQVYLEEILQLLVNMTAQTMGYKVVNVRIVDEESRELILKATQAVSPEYRAKPPGKLGESIAGQAVAENRAITVLDVREHPEYRFPEIARREGLVSVACVPIRGRESAVGVLSCYTERPHVFGEDEIATLEAVANQAALAIEHAKLMMRSAILQEMHHRVKNNLQQIASLLRLQLGSMSAKNAEEVINDCLRRILAIASVHELLSREDLDTVSARKVASSILYNVHQALASEGSQFKTSVVGDDALLPTQQATAVALILNELIQNAMEHGFGDASTGSIEVAIKNSGGRIVIDVVNDGREVGQVDPTELKTLGLRIVDNLARGTLGGRFLLTAENGKTRASLDFPKSA from the coding sequence ATGGCCGAAAGCCAAGAAGCCACTATAGCGCAGCTTAAGGCTCAGATCGCCGATCAGGAGGCCGAGATCGAGGCTTTGAGGCGCATTTCGGAGGCGACCGGTTCGGCGCTCGCCACGCCTCAGATACTGCAATCCATCGCAGAGATCGCTATGCGCATCACCGATACCGAGGTTTGCCACGTCTTTCTATTCAACGAAACCAAGGACGAACTCGTGCTGCGGGCGGCGACCGGGGACGATCAAGTGTTCGTCGACAATGTGCGCCTCAAGGTGGGCGAGGGCATTACCGGCTGGGTGGCGGAGAAACGGCAGCACGTTGCCGTGCCCGATCAAGCCAACACCGATCCGAGGTTCAAAGAGAACCCCTATCTGCAAGAACAGAACTATCGCAGCATGCTCTCGGTGCCGTTGGAAGCCAAAGGCGAGGCCATCGGCGTCATCAACGTCCGCACGCGAGAGCCTCACGAATACAGCATGAATCATGTGCGGTTGCTGTCCGGCATTGCAAACCATCTAGCCGGAGCGATCGACCACTTGCGGCAAATGCGCCGATTGCGACAACAGGCCATGCAGATCGTAACCCTGTCTGAAGTGAGCCGCAGCATCACTTCTCAGGTCTATCTGGAAGAGATTCTGCAGCTTTTGGTCAACATGACCGCCCAGACGATGGGTTACAAGGTCGTCAACGTTCGGATCGTCGATGAGGAGAGCCGCGAACTGATCCTAAAGGCGACTCAGGCGGTCAGCCCTGAATATCGCGCCAAGCCGCCGGGCAAACTGGGCGAGAGCATCGCTGGGCAAGCGGTCGCCGAGAACCGGGCAATAACCGTGCTGGACGTGCGCGAGCACCCTGAGTACCGTTTTCCGGAGATCGCAAGGCGCGAGGGATTGGTCTCCGTAGCCTGCGTTCCGATCCGAGGCAGAGAGTCGGCGGTCGGGGTGCTGAGCTGTTATACCGAGCGCCCTCACGTCTTTGGCGAGGACGAAATTGCGACTTTGGAGGCCGTCGCCAATCAGGCAGCATTGGCCATCGAGCACGCCAAACTGATGATGCGGAGCGCGATCCTGCAAGAGATGCATCATCGCGTCAAGAACAACCTTCAGCAGATCGCGAGCCTTTTGCGCCTGCAATTAGGTTCAATGTCCGCTAAGAACGCCGAAGAGGTGATCAACGATTGCCTGCGCCGCATCTTGGCCATCGCGTCGGTGCACGAACTCTTGTCGAGAGAGGACCTGGATACCGTCAGCGCGCGCAAGGTCGCATCGAGCATCCTCTACAACGTTCATCAGGCGCTTGCGTCCGAAGGCAGCCAGTTTAAAACGAGCGTTGTGGGCGACGATGCGCTGTTGCCCACTCAACAGGCCACTGCAGTGGCCCTGATACTGAACGAGTTGATCCAGAACGCTATGGAGCATGGGTTTGGCGATGCATCGACAGGATCGATCGAAGTGGCGATCAAAAACAGCGGAGGCCGCATCGTGATCGACGTGGTCAATGATGGTCGAGAAGTGGGGCAGGTCGATCCGACGGAGTTAAAAACGCTGGGACTGCGAATAGTGGACAACCTTGCCCGAGGCACCCTGGGCGGGCGATTCTTGCTGACTGCAGAGAACGGAAAGACTCGAGCCTCTCTTGATTTTCCAAAATCTGCCTAA
- a CDS encoding Gfo/Idh/MocA family oxidoreductase, whose protein sequence is MSNETKSNMALPSNAHVFGSDVIRVGLVGCGGRGTGAASNAVEAAEGVEIYAMGDLFKDRLDSSRENLKGLGARFNVTDDRCFVGFDAYKKVIASDVHYVLFATPPGFRPIQARAAIEAGKHIFVEKPVAVCPTGIRHFIETSKMASAKGLGVLAGTQYRHDPRFVETIKRIHDGAIGDILAGQIYYLTGELWHHGRKPDWTDAEFQIRNWLYFNWLAGDHIIEQHVHNIDVMCWVMNGHPEKALAMGGRQKRVDPKYGHIYDHFTTLYDYPNNVKWVSMCRQMDNTQSRVTDHVVGTKGTSCPWGWIRGETNWRFQGPHNMYVQEHADFIASLRAGKPLNEGVQVAESTLTGIMGRMSAYTGQEVTWEQAMNSQLNLMRDVNAFGPIDSEPIAIPGKTALV, encoded by the coding sequence ATGAGCAATGAAACGAAAAGCAACATGGCCTTGCCCTCTAATGCGCACGTTTTTGGCTCCGATGTGATTCGCGTCGGGCTGGTGGGCTGCGGCGGAAGGGGCACAGGCGCAGCGTCCAACGCGGTCGAAGCGGCAGAGGGCGTCGAAATCTATGCGATGGGCGATCTGTTCAAAGATCGGCTCGATTCCAGCCGAGAGAATCTGAAGGGACTAGGAGCGCGATTCAACGTTACCGACGACCGATGCTTTGTCGGCTTTGACGCCTACAAAAAGGTCATCGCGTCCGACGTGCACTATGTCTTGTTCGCCACCCCGCCCGGGTTCCGACCGATCCAAGCAAGAGCAGCGATCGAGGCCGGCAAGCACATCTTTGTCGAAAAGCCGGTAGCCGTCTGTCCCACTGGCATCCGCCACTTTATCGAGACCTCGAAGATGGCCTCGGCCAAGGGCTTAGGCGTCTTGGCGGGCACTCAATATCGCCACGATCCTAGGTTTGTCGAAACGATCAAGCGGATTCACGACGGCGCGATCGGCGACATTCTGGCGGGACAGATCTACTACCTGACAGGGGAGCTTTGGCACCATGGCCGCAAGCCCGACTGGACGGACGCCGAGTTCCAGATTCGAAACTGGCTCTACTTCAATTGGCTGGCGGGCGACCACATCATCGAACAGCACGTGCACAACATCGACGTGATGTGCTGGGTGATGAACGGCCATCCCGAAAAAGCCCTGGCTATGGGCGGTCGGCAAAAGCGCGTCGATCCCAAGTACGGTCATATCTACGACCACTTTACAACTCTGTACGACTATCCAAACAATGTGAAGTGGGTCAGCATGTGCCGACAGATGGACAATACCCAATCCCGCGTTACCGACCATGTGGTCGGTACAAAGGGCACGTCCTGTCCGTGGGGATGGATACGAGGCGAAACAAACTGGCGGTTCCAAGGCCCGCACAACATGTACGTCCAAGAACATGCCGACTTTATCGCAAGCCTTCGAGCGGGCAAACCCCTGAACGAGGGCGTCCAAGTGGCCGAGAGCACGCTGACCGGCATCATGGGCCGAATGTCGGCCTATACCGGCCAAGAAGTAACTTGGGAGCAGGCGATGAACTCCCAACTGAACCTGATGAGAGACGTAAACGCATTTGGTCCGATCGATTCCGAGCCGATAGCCATCCCTGGCAAGACGGCGCTGGTATAG
- a CDS encoding Ig-like domain repeat protein: protein MLYRSAVFVALLVFVVASFSQRTYHQFSYELKATNQSLWAPGTGRIDYTKFLGTSFSSSDSYNGYFNFFGETGVAGNASITGQTGLRFSAFADGGSVDIAYPVKIEIGIPERDFLVPGGPVVITTSYVRSGTASMVTRSPDANVIAEGFFKAQPSVTMTGKLSGETLFSGQALSNSVRNIDLNVQLFNLRNYVFPGSSDVSIDIFPTYPNLLRADLHWPVINITQSLTDSNGLIRDLRGKARDRIFTLTGNITAAVIYLLQTAVGSPPFNFLDQSVSFPPKSPAYTFAAGYSLLRAEARGVVGFQKDVEFLPRPRIRLELASGTFLAEGPIGQNLTFTMPTSGAADIRAIIYFDNDFKTTMSLTLGGGLYFIPMEFYAGGSIGPFSLGGFNLQPLDPYALESSIPFKLFDRQFMLAGFNTPQTTAMPVRANTSPDPAVFYSVNFPGDTFARFGDNSATIRLEGRPLGYLGSNSVIYVNNTAIATTFNSTNNYVECTLTRPTHNAILNTLNLSGFDVQVKRPGFPDSNILKFEVGYKLPIIDQLKNGGIEFTTYDIGSTNVDLQLEVSSPGNTYSDGLSVVYWNEQPIPTTYPQPFTGSVLHATVPKEILNIGGQIWVTVRTPLPGGGVSNPKQVFVRYPSPQWHESASNRLNPTSGRSVGDDGLTITVQGNGFVNGHTPETRTTVMFKKPGAGSFVALETVFEHAGKLHAVIPASQLDVIGDAEVVIRGPNLLGDGFIFTSGQTFRVLKGIPFLNRCDPSIVPRGTSGPLTVRVYGKGFRNDTTLFFNNFSHAYQFISPNEIRFTANTSHMTNGAVLPVVIQVLQPTGAVEWSNEEWFTVRNPKPTISTLTPNTRQAYSSAFTLIVTGSGFESSARVYWNGQPRNTTFVNSTRVDASIPAADLNYPGMANVQVQNYPSEYSNGLPFTISEATTIYVSPTGNDAFSGNTWQNAKRTVQAGINTAVAGQQVWVRHGTYNERITLKSGVRVFGGFAGNETSLWQRNLVSNVSILDGQAGGSVVTSPSGATPETMIDGFTIRNGLAANGSGINITIGSPVISNNVIRNNGTTGATIGAAIYVNTGNPKVLNNIIHANTSTHSVIYNVSSGAQYINNTIHGNTSTNAPTGAAIFASDNTNILLANNIFTNHSGGPNIDRKNVGTAAFVLRNNLVRGASPNYRNQAAGASDFADDPLYVNVSLGDFRIQPGSPCFDRGFSPDALIIPVDAEGNDRFFGLAVDVGADEINAFAATQLSAGNNSVYIGGTAALSAFLYGPLQTPIANQPVHFFVNGQSIDSGTTNVIGQATVQYTAPMNMNVGNYPLDMEFPGFRGYAGTTLARTLTVLRTQPTVTPQSVATESGLPVQLRARLTLNTNNAPMPGHSISFKIADTIVGSGVTDADGWATLNYTVPPGVAAATYSLKAEFAGTANFHAATSQTTFIVNNTPPIARLAGKSFRSPGINDRAEVAGFGTVVPTTEMTIEFWQLADSVRQQAPITLNGGSNTNRIVIHSPWSDGVVYWDFGNIFTGGRLAYTPPQSVVGTWQHFAMVVSQNGNFMRIYRNGVLEAQKVGMTPFANLNMPLLIGGSGFLGELDDVRVWNYAREQFEIQRGYRQPLKGTEPGLIGYWRMDDSLNGNTLTDSSGNGRTAMFVGSPRFQLSGATINRAVAHANAPRSVKFAGFDVNDDPLSFGIASPPGLGSVYGGPTSFTFTPPDGVSGTSPFQFKANDGMNESPAAGAIFDFDGGVPSATLAGLSIDLAAGAYANVGSSNALKMTNALTIEAWINPQPLLNINEYGIIVNREGEYEIARFWDGTIRYALANSNPGWAWISTGYFAPAGEWTHIALTYDVAAGQIRFYANGQLVHTRLGVGNIGDIAPAQNDFRIGWRQTLDALGRYRGQIDEVRIWNRARTAQEIARDWRAVLRGNEPGLKGLWRMEDRGDGTLIDGSGNNPEALLLGTFVWRVSGANIDTVNCWVGQSANVLLKGFTAISPPLTFDIMRLPSGGALGGTPPNLTFTPSVRGTTELWYRTRNALNFISDMAKVRLVSRFQGDANGDGCVDDIDLAIVLGEFGGTTPSGDLNQDGIVDDTDLAIVLGQFGMGC from the coding sequence ATGCTCTATCGCTCAGCCGTGTTTGTTGCCCTGCTCGTTTTCGTCGTCGCTTCGTTCTCGCAACGCACCTACCATCAGTTCAGCTACGAGCTGAAGGCCACCAACCAAAGCTTATGGGCGCCCGGCACCGGCCGTATCGACTACACCAAGTTTCTTGGCACCTCGTTTAGCAGTTCCGACAGCTACAACGGCTACTTCAACTTCTTTGGCGAGACGGGCGTCGCCGGCAACGCATCGATCACAGGACAGACCGGGCTTCGCTTCTCTGCTTTTGCCGACGGCGGATCGGTCGATATCGCTTACCCCGTCAAGATAGAAATCGGCATTCCCGAAAGAGACTTCCTAGTGCCGGGCGGTCCGGTCGTCATCACCACAAGCTACGTTCGGAGCGGTACCGCGTCCATGGTTACGCGCTCTCCCGATGCGAACGTCATTGCCGAGGGCTTCTTCAAAGCTCAGCCCAGCGTAACCATGACTGGAAAACTGAGCGGCGAGACCCTCTTTAGCGGTCAAGCGCTCTCCAACTCGGTTCGAAACATCGACCTAAACGTTCAACTCTTTAATCTTCGCAATTACGTCTTCCCCGGTTCCAGCGACGTCAGCATCGACATCTTCCCGACCTATCCGAACTTGCTTCGCGCCGACCTCCACTGGCCGGTGATCAACATCACACAGTCGCTAACCGACTCCAACGGTCTAATTCGGGACCTGAGGGGCAAGGCTCGCGACCGTATTTTCACGCTGACGGGCAATATCACCGCTGCAGTGATCTACCTTCTCCAAACAGCGGTCGGTTCTCCGCCGTTCAACTTCCTGGATCAGTCGGTCAGTTTTCCGCCAAAATCCCCCGCGTACACCTTTGCAGCAGGCTACAGTTTGTTGCGCGCGGAGGCTCGCGGCGTGGTAGGTTTTCAGAAGGACGTGGAGTTTTTGCCCAGGCCCAGGATTCGATTGGAGCTGGCGAGCGGCACATTTTTGGCGGAGGGGCCCATAGGTCAAAATCTCACGTTCACGATGCCGACTTCCGGCGCTGCGGACATCCGAGCGATTATCTACTTCGACAACGACTTTAAGACGACCATGTCTCTCACTCTGGGTGGGGGCCTCTACTTTATCCCCATGGAGTTCTACGCCGGCGGATCGATCGGTCCCTTTTCATTGGGCGGCTTCAACCTACAGCCGCTCGACCCCTATGCGTTAGAGTCGTCCATACCGTTCAAACTTTTTGACAGGCAGTTCATGCTGGCAGGCTTCAACACTCCCCAGACGACGGCGATGCCCGTCCGTGCGAACACCAGCCCAGACCCGGCCGTATTCTATAGCGTCAACTTTCCAGGCGATACCTTTGCTCGATTCGGCGACAACAGCGCGACGATCCGGCTGGAAGGCCGTCCATTGGGCTACCTCGGCTCCAACTCGGTCATCTATGTCAACAACACCGCCATAGCCACAACGTTCAATTCAACGAACAATTACGTAGAGTGCACGCTCACGAGACCGACCCACAATGCGATTCTGAACACGCTGAACCTCAGCGGCTTCGACGTGCAGGTCAAGAGGCCCGGTTTCCCTGATTCGAACATACTCAAGTTCGAAGTGGGTTATAAGCTTCCGATCATCGATCAACTGAAAAACGGCGGAATCGAGTTCACGACGTACGACATCGGCTCAACGAACGTCGATCTGCAGCTAGAGGTCAGTAGCCCTGGAAACACTTACTCAGATGGCTTATCAGTCGTCTATTGGAACGAGCAGCCAATACCGACGACCTATCCCCAGCCCTTTACCGGCTCGGTTTTGCACGCAACGGTGCCTAAGGAGATTCTGAACATTGGCGGCCAAATATGGGTTACTGTGCGCACGCCTCTGCCGGGCGGCGGAGTATCGAACCCCAAGCAAGTATTTGTCCGCTATCCCAGCCCGCAATGGCACGAAAGCGCCAGCAACCGCCTCAATCCGACATCCGGGCGCAGCGTTGGGGACGACGGCCTTACGATTACGGTCCAAGGCAACGGATTCGTCAACGGCCATACGCCGGAAACGCGGACAACGGTGATGTTCAAAAAGCCCGGCGCCGGATCGTTCGTGGCGCTGGAAACCGTCTTTGAACATGCGGGCAAGCTCCATGCCGTAATTCCTGCCAGTCAATTGGACGTCATCGGCGACGCGGAAGTCGTTATCCGTGGGCCAAACCTGCTTGGCGATGGGTTCATATTCACTTCTGGCCAGACCTTCCGAGTTCTCAAAGGCATACCGTTCCTCAACCGTTGCGATCCGTCGATCGTGCCTCGCGGCACGTCTGGCCCGCTGACTGTTAGAGTGTATGGAAAGGGATTCCGCAACGACACGACCCTCTTCTTCAACAACTTCTCGCACGCCTACCAGTTTATTTCGCCTAACGAAATTCGGTTTACCGCCAACACCTCCCACATGACTAACGGCGCGGTGCTGCCCGTTGTCATCCAAGTCTTGCAACCGACAGGCGCGGTCGAATGGTCGAACGAAGAGTGGTTCACCGTGCGCAACCCTAAGCCAACTATATCAACCCTGACCCCGAACACTCGGCAAGCCTACAGTAGCGCATTCACCCTGATCGTAACGGGAAGCGGCTTCGAAAGCAGCGCCCGAGTCTATTGGAACGGCCAGCCGCGCAACACGACCTTTGTCAACAGTACAAGAGTCGACGCCAGCATCCCGGCAGCCGATCTCAACTACCCCGGAATGGCCAATGTTCAAGTTCAGAACTACCCGAGCGAGTATTCGAACGGGTTGCCGTTTACCATCTCCGAAGCGACGACGATCTACGTCTCGCCGACGGGAAACGATGCCTTTTCCGGCAATACTTGGCAGAACGCAAAGCGCACCGTCCAAGCCGGGATTAACACAGCCGTTGCCGGGCAGCAAGTCTGGGTGCGGCACGGCACCTACAACGAGCGCATCACGCTCAAATCGGGCGTTCGAGTCTTCGGCGGCTTCGCGGGCAACGAGACGAGCCTGTGGCAGCGCAATCTCGTCTCCAACGTCTCGATTCTGGACGGACAAGCGGGCGGATCGGTCGTTACCTCGCCGTCCGGAGCAACGCCCGAAACGATGATCGACGGCTTTACGATTCGCAACGGATTGGCGGCTAACGGCTCGGGCATCAACATCACTATCGGATCGCCCGTCATCTCGAACAACGTCATCCGCAACAATGGCACGACCGGGGCGACGATCGGCGCCGCCATCTACGTCAACACCGGCAACCCCAAGGTGCTGAACAACATCATCCATGCCAACACCAGCACGCACTCTGTGATCTATAACGTCAGTTCGGGCGCGCAGTACATCAATAACACCATACACGGCAACACGAGCACGAATGCCCCGACGGGAGCCGCGATCTTCGCATCCGACAACACCAATATCTTGCTTGCCAACAACATCTTCACCAACCACTCGGGCGGGCCGAACATCGATCGCAAAAATGTTGGTACGGCCGCGTTCGTCTTGCGCAACAATCTGGTGCGAGGCGCCTCGCCCAACTATCGAAACCAAGCCGCCGGAGCCTCTGACTTTGCCGACGACCCGCTGTACGTCAACGTATCTTTGGGCGACTTTAGAATCCAGCCTGGATCGCCCTGTTTCGATCGCGGATTCAGCCCAGACGCGCTGATCATTCCTGTAGACGCCGAGGGCAACGATCGCTTCTTTGGGCTTGCGGTCGATGTCGGCGCGGACGAGATCAACGCCTTCGCCGCGACTCAGCTCAGCGCTGGCAATAATTCCGTGTACATTGGCGGTACGGCGGCGCTGTCCGCGTTTCTATACGGTCCGCTCCAGACTCCAATCGCCAACCAGCCTGTTCACTTCTTTGTGAACGGCCAATCCATCGATTCGGGTACGACCAACGTTATCGGCCAGGCGACAGTTCAATACACCGCCCCCATGAACATGAACGTCGGAAACTACCCGCTCGACATGGAATTTCCGGGATTTAGAGGCTATGCGGGCACGACGCTGGCTCGAACCCTCACCGTTCTGCGCACTCAACCGACCGTTACGCCTCAATCGGTGGCCACCGAATCGGGGCTTCCTGTCCAACTAAGAGCGAGGCTGACGCTGAACACCAACAATGCGCCGATGCCTGGCCATTCGATCTCGTTTAAGATTGCCGATACGATCGTCGGCAGCGGCGTTACCGATGCGGATGGCTGGGCGACGCTCAACTATACAGTTCCCCCGGGCGTGGCTGCAGCCACCTACTCGCTAAAGGCCGAATTCGCGGGCACTGCGAACTTCCATGCGGCAACGAGCCAAACAACCTTCATCGTCAACAACACGCCGCCTATCGCTCGCCTGGCCGGAAAATCTTTTCGGTCGCCGGGGATCAACGACCGGGCAGAAGTTGCTGGTTTCGGGACGGTCGTACCCACGACCGAAATGACCATCGAGTTCTGGCAATTGGCCGACTCCGTGCGCCAGCAAGCGCCAATCACCTTGAACGGCGGATCGAACACCAACCGCATCGTCATCCACTCGCCTTGGAGCGATGGCGTCGTCTATTGGGACTTCGGCAACATCTTCACCGGCGGGCGGCTCGCTTATACCCCGCCCCAAAGCGTCGTCGGCACGTGGCAGCACTTTGCCATGGTCGTCAGCCAAAACGGCAACTTCATGCGCATCTACCGCAACGGGGTTCTTGAGGCCCAGAAGGTCGGTATGACGCCTTTTGCAAACCTCAATATGCCGCTGCTCATCGGCGGTTCGGGATTCTTGGGTGAATTGGACGACGTTCGCGTTTGGAACTATGCGCGCGAACAGTTCGAAATCCAGCGAGGCTACCGACAGCCCTTGAAGGGCACAGAACCTGGCTTGATCGGCTACTGGCGGATGGACGATTCTCTGAACGGCAATACGCTGACCGACTCCAGCGGCAACGGACGCACGGCGATGTTCGTCGGTTCGCCCAGGTTCCAACTCTCCGGTGCGACTATCAATCGCGCGGTCGCCCATGCCAACGCGCCGCGCTCGGTCAAGTTTGCCGGCTTCGATGTGAACGACGACCCCCTGTCCTTTGGCATCGCATCGCCGCCAGGCCTTGGATCAGTCTACGGCGGACCGACCTCGTTTACGTTTACTCCGCCGGACGGCGTATCCGGCACTTCGCCGTTCCAGTTCAAGGCCAACGATGGCATGAACGAAAGCCCCGCGGCAGGCGCCATCTTCGACTTTGACGGCGGCGTGCCTTCCGCAACGTTGGCCGGATTGAGCATCGACCTCGCCGCAGGAGCCTACGCGAACGTCGGCTCTTCCAATGCGCTAAAAATGACGAACGCCTTAACCATAGAGGCTTGGATCAACCCACAGCCTCTATTGAATATCAACGAGTACGGCATTATCGTCAATCGAGAAGGCGAGTACGAGATTGCTCGGTTCTGGGATGGAACGATCCGATATGCTCTGGCCAACTCCAACCCGGGATGGGCATGGATCTCGACCGGTTACTTCGCACCCGCTGGAGAGTGGACGCACATCGCGCTGACGTACGATGTCGCTGCCGGCCAGATACGGTTCTATGCAAACGGCCAACTCGTGCACACGCGCCTGGGTGTTGGCAACATCGGCGACATTGCCCCAGCCCAGAACGACTTCCGCATCGGCTGGCGACAGACTTTGGACGCGCTAGGCCGCTATCGAGGTCAAATCGACGAAGTCAGAATCTGGAATCGCGCTCGAACCGCGCAGGAGATCGCCCGCGACTGGCGAGCCGTACTGCGCGGCAACGAACCAGGTCTTAAGGGGCTTTGGCGGATGGAAGATCGAGGCGATGGGACGCTGATCGATGGTTCGGGAAACAATCCCGAAGCCTTGCTCCTTGGCACATTCGTATGGCGAGTGTCGGGCGCTAACATCGACACGGTCAATTGCTGGGTCGGCCAGTCCGCCAACGTCTTGCTCAAAGGATTCACCGCCATCAGCCCGCCGCTTACATTCGATATTATGCGATTGCCAAGCGGCGGCGCATTGGGCGGCACGCCGCCCAACTTGACCTTTACGCCGTCGGTGCGAGGCACGACCGAACTTTGGTATCGCACTCGCAACGCGCTCAACTTCATCAGCGACATGGCTAAAGTCAGGCTTGTGTCGAGATTCCAGGGCGATGCTAACGGAGACGGCTGCGTGGACGACATCGATCTGGCCATCGTCTTAGGCGAGTTTGGAGGAACGACTCCAAGCGGCGACCTCAATCAGGACGGCATTGTGGACGATACCGACCTGGCCATCGTGCTCGGCCAATTCGGCATGGGATGCTAA
- a CDS encoding DUF1080 domain-containing protein, whose amino-acid sequence MKKAIWAVVALLAVGSMAQTDPRVGPKTKLFNGKDMAGWNFLLSDKNLKMEDVWSVDPQQGIIVCKGTPAGYIYTNQNYTSFILTLEWRWSPVTKHEGNSGVLLRVQEPHKIWPKSIEAQLYSKHAGDFWLIDGAKLETDEGRINKGAPNNRVRMKTNEKAAGEWNHYEIIVDGDKVTLKVNGELVNEGKGAEVIPGKIALQSEGAEIHFRNIEIRPIRN is encoded by the coding sequence ATGAAAAAGGCGATATGGGCAGTCGTGGCACTGTTGGCCGTTGGCTCTATGGCGCAAACAGACCCGCGCGTTGGCCCCAAGACGAAACTGTTCAACGGAAAGGACATGGCCGGATGGAACTTCCTCCTGTCAGACAAGAACTTGAAGATGGAAGATGTCTGGTCGGTCGATCCACAGCAGGGCATCATTGTCTGCAAGGGTACGCCGGCAGGCTACATCTACACCAACCAAAACTACACGAGTTTTATCTTGACTCTGGAGTGGCGCTGGAGCCCGGTTACCAAGCACGAAGGCAATAGCGGCGTGTTGCTGAGGGTTCAAGAACCGCACAAGATCTGGCCGAAAAGCATCGAGGCTCAGCTCTATAGCAAGCACGCGGGCGATTTCTGGCTCATTGACGGGGCGAAACTGGAGACCGACGAAGGCCGCATCAACAAAGGCGCGCCCAACAATCGAGTCCGCATGAAGACCAACGAAAAGGCGGCGGGCGAGTGGAACCACTACGAAATCATCGTAGACGGCGACAAGGTAACGCTGAAGGTGAACGGCGAACTGGTGAACGAAGGCAAGGGCGCCGAAGTCATCCCGGGCAAAATTGCGCTCCAGTCCGAAGGCGCCGAGATCCACTTCCGCAACATCGAGATTCGACCCATCAGGAACTAA
- a CDS encoding Gfo/Idh/MocA family oxidoreductase, which produces MNREISRREFVRGAATVAALSVIPLGVHAQPTSQLKVGLIGSGGRGTGAARDIIEADSGTIIWSVGDLFADRMRGALGNLADLGARVNVPASRQFVGFDAYKQVINSGVDIVILAAPPGFRPEHFKAAVEAGKHVFMEKPVAVCPTGVRMVLAASEMAAQKKLGVVAGTQRRHQRSYLETMKRVHDGAIGKIASAQCYWNQGGLWHHGRKPEWSDTEYQIRNWLYFAWLSGDHIVEQHIHNIDVINWAMNGHPVKCIGSGGRQARTDEKYGHIYDHFTIEYEYADGMRMLSTCRQIDNCASRVSEFLIGDKGVCDPGGSIRGENSWRFQGDNPNPYVQEHKDLVASIRSGSPLNEGRTVAESTLTAIMGRMAAYTGKEIAWEQALNSKLDLTKNGLAFGPMPVEAVAIPGVTQLT; this is translated from the coding sequence ATGAACAGAGAGATCAGTCGTCGAGAGTTTGTCCGGGGCGCTGCGACCGTTGCCGCCTTGTCGGTTATTCCTTTGGGGGTTCATGCCCAGCCGACCTCGCAGCTCAAAGTAGGCTTGATTGGATCGGGCGGGCGCGGAACCGGCGCCGCGAGAGACATTATCGAGGCCGATTCGGGCACGATCATCTGGTCGGTCGGCGACCTGTTTGCCGACCGAATGCGCGGCGCGCTGGGCAATCTGGCCGACTTGGGCGCACGGGTCAATGTGCCTGCCAGCCGTCAGTTCGTCGGGTTCGATGCCTATAAACAGGTGATCAACTCGGGCGTAGACATTGTGATCTTGGCCGCTCCTCCTGGATTCCGACCGGAGCATTTTAAGGCTGCGGTCGAGGCCGGAAAGCACGTGTTCATGGAGAAGCCTGTAGCGGTCTGTCCAACCGGCGTGCGGATGGTTTTGGCGGCGTCAGAGATGGCCGCTCAGAAGAAGTTGGGCGTGGTGGCCGGCACTCAGCGACGGCACCAACGCTCCTACCTTGAGACGATGAAGCGCGTGCACGACGGCGCAATCGGAAAGATCGCATCCGCTCAATGCTATTGGAACCAGGGCGGACTTTGGCATCATGGCCGCAAGCCCGAATGGAGCGACACGGAGTATCAAATCCGAAACTGGCTCTACTTCGCTTGGCTTTCGGGAGACCATATCGTCGAGCAGCACATCCACAACATCGACGTGATCAACTGGGCGATGAACGGCCACCCGGTCAAGTGCATCGGCTCGGGAGGCCGACAGGCCAGAACGGACGAAAAGTACGGCCATATCTACGATCACTTCACCATAGAGTACGAATATGCCGATGGCATGAGGATGTTGAGCACGTGCCGGCAGATCGATAACTGTGCCAGCCGCGTCAGCGAGTTTCTGATCGGCGACAAGGGCGTTTGCGATCCGGGCGGCTCGATTCGCGGCGAAAACTCGTGGCGGTTCCAGGGCGACAACCCCAACCCTTACGTTCAAGAGCACAAGGACTTGGTCGCCAGCATCCGTTCGGGCAGTCCGCTCAACGAAGGTCGAACGGTGGCCGAAAGCACTCTGACCGCGATCATGGGAAGAATGGCGGCCTATACCGGCAAAGAGATCGCTTGGGAACAGGCGCTTAACTCGAAGCTCGATCTCACCAAGAACGGTTTAGCGTTTGGCCCGATGCCTGTCGAGGCCGTTGCGATACCTGGCGTAACTCAATTGACCTAA